ACACCGTGTAAGTGTTTGGTGCCCTTGGGATCAGCTGTCAGAGACTTGTGTCTGTTTTTGGTGTTGGCAGCTGTACATCCACAAAATTTAACTTGGGAAGATAAATACTGAGATGCCTAAAGCAAGTAGCTTCCTGCTTAGAGTGACAGCTAATAATCAAAGGGATGGGCCAGGGGtatgaaaagcagctttttcctAAGGTCATTTCACAAGAGTTTGTCCACCTGCTGCACGGGTGCACTCACTGGTGGTGGTTTAGAAGCTGTGAAGTGTGGAGAACAGGATAACACACAAACCAAGCAGGGAAGTCATAAGGTGAAAACTTTTCTCCTGGCCCCGTAAATGTTCTCTGTTAAAACAAGTGATGTGTTGCACATAGGTGACTCTGTTTTCTTAAAGCCTATTTCTTGACGTCATGACAGACTTGTACAACACATCTGGGCCTATAAAAAGGGATTGGGCTCTGATGTTGCACCAGACTCTTTTCCTTTAAGGGAGCATAATGCAGCAATGGATGCTCCTGCCTCCATTGCTCCGCTCTGGGGTGGTGGCTGCAGATGGGTCAGGTAGGGTCAGGTGGCTGcgcagagcagctgctgagaagCACATGGGTGTGCTTGTGTAACCATTGCTGCACGAGCACTTGCTTCTTTCTGGGACCTGGTTCAGCTTTTCAAACCTTTTCAGTCAGGTTTTCCTTGAATCTACTCCAGCTCAAGTAAAGCAAGTGGTTGGCTAGCAGAGGTTTCTGTGGTAGGAGTAGAGCCAGATTTGTCCCCAGAAGGCAGTGTGAGCTCGTTGTTagtggggtttgttttgatttggctgctcctctgcagcaccaaGCAGACTGCTTCCCTTTCTGCTTTGAAAGACCAGTCCAGCCCTCTCCTCCTTGCCGTAGATTTTGATGTAGGATGTTGCCTTCTGTGCTCAAACGCTCCTGTGCCGCAGTCCCCAGTGTCAGGTCACGCTGCTCTTGTCCATGCTTAAAGGGATAGAGAGGAAGAGGTCCCTCCCGCTGCCGTCCTGCTTCCATCCTTGTCACCCTCCTGTTCCCCCGATACCCCTCTTCATACCCTCAGCCTCCTGGGGGGCTCTGTATGTGCCCTGTGTCTCGTCCCCAGTGCTGGGCGGCTGCTGCCGTGGGCCGAGGTGGTGCCCAGAGGGGCGATAAGTGAGCAGCCGGTAGTAAGGGCCATTTTTCCGGTGTGGAATTTCCACAGCTGGCGGTGGGCTCAGTAAATGCTGAAGGCCCAGGATGGCCAGGAAATATCCTGATATTAATCTATCCTGCGGGGTGCTGCCGCAGGACCCTTTGGTTCGGTCCCCGggggcggggcggagcggcTCGGCGCGGCTCGGCGCTGCTCGGCGCTGCACGGCCCGCCCCGCTGCCAGAGCCGATCCTAGCGCCGCCGCCTCATGGAGCCGCACGCGCCCGCCTGTCCCGGCAGCGTCCTCTTTGGTGAGCGGCCTCGGGCCAGGGGGAGAGAGGGACACATGGGGGGGTCACAAATGAATTAGGGAGGTGGCACACGAGGCGGGGGTGTGGGGACGAGAGGGACGTGGGAAAGTGAGAGAGAACTGGGGGACAGGAGAGAGACGGGGCAGGAGACTTTGGTGAGTAATGGGGACGGCGTGGAGGCTGGAAAGGCGCGTGTGGGTGGGGGGGAACAGGTGTGGGGGCAACAGGAGCCGGGGGGCAGTGTCAAAGAGAGACCTGGGGCAGCAGAGACATTGtggggggaaggaggcaggagagacACGTGGGTATGGAGAGACATGTGGAGGGCATTAACGTGCCGTGGGGGAAGGACGGTGTGGAGACACACGTGTTTGGCCGCGCTTCGGGGGTAGCAGGCACATGTTGGGAGTCCCGGGGCGCTTTGGGGGAGCCGCGTGGGGTCTTGGTGTTCTGGCGACTTCAGAGGACTGGGATTAATGGGGCGGCGGGTTGGCAGCTCCGGCTGCCGCCGGCCTCTCCCGCTCCTTCGGTTCATTCCCCGCGCCCCCACATCCGCGTGTCGTGGCGCCTGTCGCAGGGCGGTGGGGCCGTGTCCCTCCTCTGGGAGGGGTTTGGCTGGGCCGCACGGGGCCCTGCGCTGCTCACAAACCCGTGTGAGCCCGGGCCGGGCAGCGCGGCTCCGCGCACTGCCGGAGGAGCGGAGTTACTGCTCCCCAGGCCTTTCAGGCCCCTGGGGTTTGGTCCTCCCCTCGGTAAGTTCAATATATAAGCATGGGAAAAAAGCGGTCCTGCCCCGGGCTGCGCTTATGAAGGCTCATTCATCTCCCTTGAAAGTGCCGGCGCTGGTATGCCgggctcagctctgtgtttttccGATCAGCCTCACATTGGTGAATCATCCTGCAATAAGTAAACGCACCCAGGGCAGTTTAGTCCCTCCCTTTAGTCGGCTGAATCCTGATCCTAAAAGCTAAGGACGTAGTTATGCATCTCCCTTGTTTTTGTAACTGTCTGAGGTATCTAATAAAATATGTCTCAAAACTTCTCTTGAGGGACTCCAGCTCCCTGCAACTTGGCTGGCATGCTCCCCTTGGGTTGTGCCTCATCATTCAGGTCTGGCACTCTGTGTCTCTCCTTCCAGACTCCCATTCAAGAAAAGTTGTACTGGCGATGGCATGAGCAGAGTTACTGTTTTGTCTGCTCCCTCCTGTTTCACAGTGGTGTGCCCTGACTGTTCCGCACTCTGGAGCGGAAGAACCTTGCCTTGCCAGTGCTTGGGAACCTTGGGTGTCCATGGGCATTGCTTCATGGCAACCTGCTTTGGGGGCACCAGGTTTTGTCCCTGCATGGTGCAGAGGCAGGTGTGTGGTTTTCTGGGACCCTGGAGCCCAGGGTGCCCTGGTCTGATGCTGATCCTcacatgagaaaataaagagttTTAGGATGCCATGTGCATGCCCGGCCAGGGATGCCCCTCAGGACCCTTTACCTGTAGTGACTGTTGTTGTGTAATACTTGCTACTGCTTTTTTAATCTCCTTCTAGGCTGTGAGTTGACTGCCAGTACCAAATCCTACACATTTCAGGTGGATGAAGAAGACAACTCTGACCACATTTTAGCACTGTCTGTGGTAAGAGAAATGTTAATTACTGTGCTTGTTCTCTCCTGTTGTTCCCCATATCCTTATGCCCCTTTTCCAGGCTCATCCTCCTTTCTTGGCTGGGCTGGATTAGGGGACTCCCTTGGCTGAGGTCCCAGGActggctgctctcagggcaTGACAAAGAGTGGTCACAATTATCCATCATACAGAGGTACTTGTGCAAAGTCTATGGTGGCAGGAGACTGCTGAGTAGGGGATGCTCCAGGCAGGtggtgaagaaaaaatattttcccttgtATTTGACCTTGCTGGAGCTTCTCACCAGATCCACACCAGCTGGGTCTCTGGCTGGTTGCTCCCCAAGCCCAGATAGGTGGAGGGCTTCATTCCTGGCTCTTCCTGGGGATGTTTTCTATCCTGGGAGCACAGAACCTGTCAGCATGGATCAGATCAGCAGAAAATGCAGCCCAGGTGCCATCCCTTTAGGTGACTGCAGTAACAGCTGTTGTAGCTGGGAAAGGCACAGAGCCCTCTCTGGGGCAATCAGGGACAATTGCTCTGGGGTTTTCCAGTGCTCTCCCTGTTTTGTGGAGCAGCATCCCCACACCTTGCATGACATCTGGGCTGGTAGCATTGATGTGAGTTACTTCTCCTGTGGAGAGCTCCAGCTGTCCCAGATGTATCCCTCGGGAGAGCATTTGTTCACAATCTCCACTCCCACCCAGGTGTGCCTCACTGATGGTGCCAAGGACGAGTGCAACGTGGTGGAAGTCATTGGGCGAAACCATGAGAACCAAGAGattgctgtgcctgtggcaaATCTGAAGTTGTCATGCCAGCCCTTGGTAAGAGGCTGATTTGAAGACTCAGGGGTGAATGGCTGCAGGGAACAGGACAGCTCTGGATGTTTGTAGATCCTGATCTAGGATTTGCAGCTCACAGGCAAATGCCCCGGGTACTCTtggcctggctgcaggtgcCCTCAGATGGACATGTTTAACTGGGCCAGGTGCTATACTGGGAACAACAGGATATTCTGCTTTTTGCCTCTGCCTCTAACtcagctccatctctgctctttGCAGCTGAGTCTGGACAACTTCAAGCTGCAGCCCCCGGTGACCTTTCGCCTGGCAGCAGGCTCTGGCCCAGTGCACCTGGCTGGCTGGCACAGGATCAGTAAGGACTGAAGGCTGGGGAAAAGCATGGGAGGAGTGAGGGGAATTAAGGGGCTCCAGTGTCAACAACtgtccagggagctgctgggagatgcaCTGGGTGCTACCTGGCCTGCATGCTGTCCCTCCTTTGTGCTGGTTCCCCAGGGGCCATCTCAGTGCAGAGATTCCTTTCCTACCATAAGGCCTTGCATGGGAAAAGGGGTCTGGATGTCTCAAACTGTCCCCTATTTTCATGTCTGCCTGTCACCATTCCCTTCTGAGACCTCCCTCCAGCTGGGGTGCTGCTTATTTCCCACTGTTAACTGCTGTGAAAGCTGCTTCAGAGTTccttgggctgctctgctcctgaggTGTCTCATGGGCCAGCTGTATTTGCACAGACTACACTGGTGAGTAACAGTTACTTGTGTGTCCCAGTGCACAGGGAAGAAGCTTCCTTTGAGGAGGATGATGACTTGtctgaggaggatgaggaggaccTTCCTCCTATTATGCCAGCCAAGAAGTAGAAGGAGGAAGGAGTAACTTGTCTCCAGGCAAGGTGAGGGGCCAGGCTGCCTTGGAGGAAGGATCTGGGTGGCTGTGATACTGGTGTGGCAAGTGTGGGTGGAATGTGCTGCTGAAGTCTGCTGATCTCAACCTGGTTCTTCCCCTAGGTACTCACTGGGACTTCGCTCCCTGGATGGTTTTTACCTTGGATACCTGTTGCTACAGCCTCAAcatttgctgggtttttttttttttttgtttgttttttgttgttttttttttgttttttttttttttaatgctgttttaacAATTTGGGGAGCAGggcctgctcccagcactgaggtgtCTCCTttcacacagccctgggagctgatCCCAAAACTGGATGGATGCTGCTGGTATGTCCCCTCTCCCTGATCCTTGTTCTGGGAGTTGGGAATGGAGGAGGTGATCCTTACCCTGTGCCTTTTTGCTGTCCTGGACCTCTGCTCTATGCACCCCCTTTCCCTATCTGTGAAATACTCAGTCCTGGCCCCTTCTCCAGCAGATGGATGTAAAACCAGTGTGGGACAGGCACTTTAACTGGttttaatgtgtttgtttttgcttaCTCAcagtttggtggtttttatACTTGGAAGTGTAAAAGTGGGGCCCATGCTCTGTTCTCAACTGCAGTTATAGTGGGATAGGAgctcacagcctctctgggggAGGTTCTGGGTCAATCTGCATTGTAAAGAACTGTTCTTACACTCAATAAAGATCTCTCAGGCATCAGGTCTGAAGAAAGGTCTCTGCTGTCTGGCAGGTTCTTCCCATGCACGCTTTAGTGGGGCAATTTTGAGCTGTGACCTGTGTTGAAGAGTTGTGTCCCCCTCGCCTGGGTACCTGGAGAGGGTTTGATCCTTTCTGCACTTCAGCCAGGTAGCATTTTTCACCCATGGTGGCTGGTTCTGCCCTTAAATGTTTCTCTGGCAGTTTCTCTGCAATCAGTCTTGCATTCTTGGCCCATGTCAATGCCTGTCCCAGTCCTCCTTGTCTGAGACACTGGTTGTTGTCCCTGAGAAGCACCGTGGGCTGTTCTGTCATGCTGGCTCTGTGGATGCCCTGGCACAGTGAGTTTCTCAGTAGCCTGGACTCATGTAGGAAATCCAGGGTGGATCCTCAGCTCAGGCTCTTTTCTAGATTATGTTTCTCATCTCTGGAACGT
Above is a genomic segment from Serinus canaria isolate serCan28SL12 chromosome 6, serCan2020, whole genome shotgun sequence containing:
- the NPM3 gene encoding nucleoplasmin-3, yielding MEPHAPACPGSVLFGCELTASTKSYTFQVDEEDNSDHILALSVVCLTDGAKDECNVVEVIGRNHENQEIAVPVANLKLSCQPLLSLDNFKLQPPVTFRLAAGSGPVHLAGWHRIMHREEASFEEDDDLSEEDEEDLPPIMPAKK